ctaagcgcctcatctacacgtcttttaaatacctccagggatggggactcaaccacttccctgggcagcctgttccaatgtttaaccactctttcagtgaagacatttttcctcatgtccaatctaaacctcccctggcacaacttgaggccatttcctctcatcctatcgcttgttacttgggaaaagagaccgacccccacctcactacaacctcctttcagggagttgtagagagcgatgaggtctcccctcagcctccttttctccaggctaaacaaccccagttccctcagccgctcctcagacttgttctccagaccacaTACCACATGCTCTCAGAGGACTCGATAGCAAAAGCTCCCAGTTTCTTCTCCTTTACTGTTCCTTCACTGCAATTCTGGTCTATTTATTTTCATAGGAGCTTTGATTTCTGCgagttttatttctgctttattcttctcttcttgaaatatatttttatgtatatatttaaaacaccCAAGTGTCCTCCATGCATGCAGAAACACTCAATCTGCCCAGTCTTTTGCACAAGCCTGAATCCCCTTCCTCCATGCTCAGAGCTGGACAGATGTACAGACAAGGGCCAGCTGAGGGCAGATGCGCCCAGGGGACAAGACAACCAGCTGAAGCTTAGGACTTGCCTGGAGCCTGAGTAGGCTGGTGCGAGAAAACCTCCACAAGGAGAAACCCCTGATTTGAAAGGAGGAATGCATTTGCTGTATGAAAGCTGGACTTTATATTGAAAGCCACGATGACTTTATTGCTGTGTAGCTGAAGTGTGTTGGTACTAGAAGGGCACCGCCAAGAAATTAAAGGCTGAGTCTCTTGCATGGCCAGGCTGGGAGAAGGTCTCCACAAGACAAGCCATGGCCAGCAATTTCTTTCAATGCATCTCTCATCTATATCCATCCCCAGGGGAGCATTAATATTTGCTAAAACTGCTATCATTTTACCATCTATACTTAGCAATTAAACTTCTGGTTGTCATTACTTACTAACAAACTAATATTACTGTTAGGCCACTGTAGCCTCTGCACACCAGAAGCTTTTACATGCTGTCCCATTCACAGTCTTAAAGTACTCggaaatagatttatttataGCATCTACGGTGCAACAGAATattccctcctctctctcattGCTACTTGAGACACTTACTAACTGCACATTAACCACTACACGAGTTCACATTTTCCTACTCCCACGCCTGGGACACCAAAGCCGGGTGCAGACAGCAAGGATCAGCCCAGCCCAAGCCTAAAGACAGCAAGTGATTCACACTGTTAGAAATCCCATACGAGAGGTGGGGCAGTGCCCAGCAAAGCAGGGGCTAGCATGTGCTGCACCCCACGGCCACGCTGccatccccccccagccctggggctcgGGGCAGCTGGTCGACTCCCCCCAGACCACAGGGAGGGCAGGCCACCAAACCCTGCCTTCCCGGCATAAAGCCTTCCACACAGGACGGGGCgaggaaaaagcagagctgcagcagagcaaatACCTTGTGTCGCACTCCTccgtcactgccagcagcagctgtgcctcCTAAATTCAGCACTGGTTCCCAGCCAAGCAAGCATTGCTCTTCCATCAGACAGTGGTTACTCACACACACCACCTCCGCTCACAGCCCCACTCACACCAGCGACGTGTTCCTTCAGCTCAGAGTAGGGGGAAAACAGCTTATTTTGCAAAAACACCCTTCACAATCTATCTTGAAGCATAGGTAACTTTGGTAAAAGCTCAGCCATCACAGCAGTGATGCTACAAGGCTTTCTCAGAGAGGAATTCAGCTGAGACAGAGCAGGTCTGACCTTAAAGCTGGTGCCCAAAGCTTTGGAGCATGGAGGAGTTTTGTGCTTGCAACACCAGCCCATGCGGGGTTtgggctcctccagctgctgggcaACCCCCTGTTTCCTAGAGAGGAGCCGGTGCCGGCACCATGGGCAGAGGGCCAGGTCACCAAAGCACAGGTCCGAAAGCCCAGCCAAAGGGCAGAGACCAGCAGGCAGCTTGTCTCAAGAGAGGCTCTGGGTGCTCCCAGACCCGAACAACTCTGGGCACATTTTACCACCTGCAGCAACTCACTGCCTCCCGGGTGTGTTTTAacactgcagctgtgctgctcagcTAACACTGCAGGAAGGCAAAGGAACAGGGCCAGACTGAGCCACACCACCAGCGAGAGATCCAGGGACTTGGAACTAGTGCTACTGAAGGATTTTTCCAGTGTCCTTTCACCCAGAGGAACACAGCCCGGACAGGGTCTCTGATAGGTACTCCTCTCCAGAAGCAACCTGCCCAGATTTAAACCTATGACCCCACACTCAAACCTTCACAGAATTTGTCACTTCTCTATAGGTGCCTCCTTTACTTTTGCAAAACCCCATGGGTTTGCATCGTTACTTTCCACCCCCAGTTCTGCCCTTTCTCTCCCTACAGAAGTAGTCGGGGAGGTCTCTAACAAGCTGCAGTCATCAGTTTTAGCCATGGATATGTCACACCCCAAAGCATCACCACACCTGCTTTCACTAGAGCAGAAGTCCCAAGAAAAACAGTTTCCAGACTGAGGTACCACCCCGACTAcagcaaaaatactgaaaaaacacCATGGGCAGCAGTAGTTAGAGGAGTCTGGCAGCCTTTGACCTGCAGTAACGCTCAGTCAGGCCCTCACCATCACAAGTTCTCTGGAAAAATGAATACACCCGAGAGACCTGCTACACCTCGGCCAAATGAAAGAACACAAACCCATTTTGCACTGTATTATATCAACTCAAAGGGCTGGAACAAAACCATTGCAGCGCTGAAAGCTCCAGGCACCAAGCCACATGGCTTTGATAAAGACGGCACTGCACAGGCACTGATGTTTTTGGAAGGCAGCAGTCTTTTGCAGTTAAAATACCTCCCCCCCGCCATGCCAGCCAAGCACATTAGCTTTGAAGTGGCCACCTCCACGCCCAGCAGTTGTGCAGACACCTCCAGGGCACTGATCCCCCCTCCTTAACAAGCCACACACCCTTTCCTCTCTATCCATTCCCTCTTTTGCTGCCTTGTGTCAGCACAAAAGGTGTGCAGACAGGCTGCCTGcatgaaggaagggaaaagcacGCGCCCAAAGCACCACCAGACTTGGGCCACCAGCAAGGCTCATTCgggggctcctgcctgctcctctcctgcaaAGTGATGCAGGTGTCACTGCCAGGCTTTGCCAGAGGCAACATTTCATCTCtacaacaaaacccaaagcacttCCCAGGCAGAGGTACCACACATCTTTGTCATTTCACACGTGAAACAGAAGGTAGAGAAACGGGGCTCAAGAACAGCCCAGAGACATGCTCATGAACACTTAACTTTAATGGGGGTTAATATGCAGTGACCCCCTAGAGAGGTTTTGCCTCCAAATGCTGCAGTGGGCTGTACCGACACACAGGGCTCACCGGGGCTAAGTCACAACCACCTGCTTTGTCACCCTCACAGCACAGCCAGTTGTCATCAAGGGCATCCCCAGCACTGAATGGAGAGACTTCAGAGCCGCTGTAAGGTAGCCTTTACCAAATGGACACACAATGGGAGAAGTCAGTTATCCCAATACTACTTCAAATGAAAGTATCTATAAACAACTGATTTGACAGAAGCTTTGGGTGggaagtttgtttttttcacaaaaccattagttttaaacaaattttCAGTTTACAAAAACCAAGACAGCACTGAAGAGATTGATGAAGATTATCAAAATACAGCACAAGTTAAATAAATCTTCATTAATATGCTAAATGTCACTGTGCCCAGTGTTCATGGAGGAGATATTCCAACCATTATAGATCTGGATTTCATCGACTTTCTCTGTACGAAAAAGCTAGAATCAAAGGAATCCAAGCTGATACCATGAGCCTTCTTTTGGGCTCCTGGAGGGACCCTGAGGCTCGCTGGCCATCCCAGGACAATGTGGTTTCTCTGGGCAATATTTATAGATGCAATTCCTGTCTCCTCTGAGCCACTTCGTTTACAGATTCATAAACAACTATTTCCCTTGTAAACAACTATTTCTCTCAGACTCTCGAGGACTTTTGCTCCAATTTGGGTATCATTTCTCCCACACTGCCTCCCCTATGTGAGGAGAGAATCCCACCTgcacagctgggctggaggctgcTCACCCACCCCCTGTGCCACCCTCGCCCCAGTTCAAGGGCCACCAGCCCCCCACAGATGTGCCCCCCCCAGAGGTGACACCACAGGGGCTGTCCCCAGCAAAGCCCCTTTAAGGGACACTTCAGGGCAGCCGTGGGAGGCACGACATTAATTTTAGCCTGGAGCACTGCCAggggtgcagggcagctgctgcaggcGGCGGGGGGGACAGTGCCTCCAcaccctgccctcccccaggTCCTCCCCCAGCAGAGCCCCAATTCCCAGCTCCGTGACCGTCCGCAGCCaagctggcagcagagcagccatgGCAGAGGAACAGACCGAGCTGGAGGAGAGGATCATCATCAAGGACCAGCACACCAAGGAGATCGACCTGGTGAACAGAGACCCAAAGCATATTAACGAGGACGTTGTAAAGGTAGGACTTTCTCAGCACTGGTTTTTTTAGAAGCATCACTGCCTCCTTAATGTAATCAGTATATTGCATTAAGTATTGTCACTCTGTATTTGGTTTCACCTCAGCCAGGGCTGTAAATCACTGGTATAGGTGCCTCAAGAAGCAGCATTATCTTGGGCTGCAGGGAGGTAACCTGCTGCAAGCCCCAACCCTGCTGCTGGGGCGTCCAGACTCCAGCTGGGTGGCTGTGTGCTGTGCATGGCTCCAATTAACACAATATTTCCCATTCCTTGAATGCACTCTCCAACTTCACGGGCTGTAGCTTGAAAATTTATGGAGACGCCCTCCTTCATACCAGTAAGTGGGGAGCCAAAAATAAAACAGGGTCAGCCCATATCACTGATTTAAAGGGAACCTTGGAAAAAGACTGCTAATCTTCAAGATCAGACAATCTGAGCACCAGAGCATTTAGATACGTGTTGTCCTATTTGGAAGAAGATTGCTTCTcccacagggcagcaggagagtGCAGCAAGCCTCCTCTGTCTATTTTTGATCAAAAGGAGTTCTCAGTCTAGCTGAACAGGGAAGCATTTTCCCAAATGCTGACCACTGGAGCTTGGTTGCTCCAAGCTTTGTTAGCATTATGCTAAAGATAATTTTGGCccaaaggagaacaggaggagatGGAAGGGTTTTGTTAAAGCTGTATTGAGAGATCAAAGAGGGTGACATGCCAGAAGGGACAAAGCCTGCTCCCAAAGGCTTTGGAACAGGCCATGACCTTGATCATACTGGTGAAATGCAAGCTTGCATTTGTGCATTAAAACACTATCACAGCTAAAACCGTGGGCTGGTCAAATTAAAAGCCCCCCAGATGAGCTGTGACAGTGACAGCCATAGATGGGCACCCTTCCGGCACAGCGAGACGTGCCTGTGACAGCTGCCAGGCACCTCGGTATCTCAAGCACGTTCCCAGCAGTGCGTCCCACATCTGTGCCGCACCGTGCCAGCATGTCCCAACAGCCTTGGCCCAGGGCTTGGAAGTGCACCGGGCTATGGGCAGCACCACCCTGCCATCAGTCACGCTGCTGGGGTGGCAAGGACTGGGACAGCCTTCAGCCCAGCTCACCCCCAGTGCCAGGCAGCACTCCAGGGCACACCTACCTGCTCCCCAGCTTGGGGATATCACCAGCTACCACTGAGGGGTAATGCCAGCACCTTCCAGGCCATCCCTAACCCCTCACACCAGCCCCgttccctgccccttctcctgccttttcccacTCAGGGATCCCCAAACACCTGTAAGAGGATTTTCAAGCTCACCTGCTTACATGGCCACACTGCTGCTTCATCAGCTTTAGAAGTTTTCAGAGTGTTCCTCTCACCTTAAAAACAGCACAGCCAAtaaggctggggagggagggcagagccagccctggggcagggagtACAACGCACCCCGCTACCACTCACCAGCATCCCAAAGGGAAAGCCAAAGCCTCCCCGCTCTCTAGTGCACAGCAACACACTCAAAAACACCCTGGGCATTGAAGCATATAACGCTCTTAAAGCACAGCAGGTAGCGAGGCATCCAGCGGAGGGAGGCAGGAAAGCAGAGTGGTTTGCAGGCTGAAGGGTTCACATGGCCATAGATAAACCCATCCTGGGCGTTAAGGCACAGCAGGCAGAATTTGAGACCACGTTACAGTAGTGGCACCAGCCACGGGACCTTTGCAGAGCTTTAAAAGCCTCCTCCCAGGCAAAGCAATAGAGCAATCGAGCAGTACCTGCATTTGCCGGTCCCTGAACACTTTGGGGCCATGCCCAGACTCAGCTCAGGATTTGGCCTCTCCACCGCTCCTCTAGACCCACTCTTCTGGTGCACTGTTAGCAACAGAAGCAGCAAGGCAGAGACTCTTCTTTTATAGCCTGCTGCTCCCTTCATTAATTGATCCCCTGATTAGCTCATCAGGCACTCAGGCAGCTGTGCAGTGACCTGCTGCTCGGTTCCCAGCCCACCTGGGCAGCAGGGCTTTCCCGGGAGCTGCTGACAGGAGCTCCAGGACCAGCTAACCTGGCTGCTGATTCCTAGTCTGTGTCAATATTCCACTCCGGGAAATTAAAGACAACGCAGAATGATTTTATGATCAAAGTGCTTCCAAAACCAGAATGAATATTGCAATTTAACAAAAATGTACAAACAGACACATTAGCTTCCCAAGGAAAGGCCATGCTATTTTTCAAGACAAATGGCTTGGCTCACATATTCCCTAGAAATGAGTTACACCACAATGAGATCGCTAGGCATAGTTCAGAGGGTTTTAAGAATATTTGTCATTCAGAGACACTCCCAATGCCTGCACATAACAGCACTATCCCTGTAAGGGCATGGCTGAGCTGATCTCTCTCCCTCTTCAGACAGAATGCAGGCAGACAGAATTGGGCACCTTGTCttcacatatataaataaataaatcgtAAATCAAGAGGGCTGTTGGATTTTTATTAGCACAAACCACCTTCTTGCCGGGCAGGCAGCCCATGTCCCTGCATGCTAAAAAAGGGCAGAACGGGCTCTTGCCTCCTCCGGAGTAAACACTCCCACGCACAGCTCCTGTTCCGAGGGCTCGTGCCTGGCCCCAGCACCTGGAAGCACCGTCCACGGCTCAGGGTTTGGGACCAGGGAATGTGTCCCGAGGCGGCCAAGCCTGGGTTTTTGTGCCATGGGTTAAGCCTGCGTGCCATGCTGCCCACGGGCTGAAGCCAGGCAGTGCCAGGCAGTGCCGGGAGCCCTGCGCCATCTCCTGCTTGCACCTCTGCAAGGGCAGGGGCTCTCCTGCTGCACCACAGGGTTCATCCTTGCTCAGCGGGGTGCAGGGGATCCGTGTGtgtcccccagcacagccctggctctccccagccccccccattCGGGCTCTCCTCTCGCGTTGCAGCGGATCCTCGTCCTTGCACTGGAGCCCTTGCTAACTCCCCCGCAGCCCCCCTACCTCCGTCTTCTCTCCCCCCAGGTGGATTTTGAGGATGTGATAGCTGAGCCTGTGGGAACATACAGCTTTGACGGCGTCTGGAAAACCAGCTACACCACCTTCACCGTCAGCAAGTACTGGTGCTACCGGCTGCTCTCTGCCATCCTGGGAATCCCCCTGGCAGTCGTCTGGGGCTTCCTCTTTGCCCTCATCTCCTTCTGTCACATCTGGGCAGTGGTGCCCTGCATCAAGAGCTACCTGATAGAGATCCAGTGTGTCAGCCGAATCTACTCCCTCTGCATCCACACCTTCTGCGACCCGCTCTTTGAGGCACTCTCCAAGATCTGCAGCAACATCAGAGTTGCTCTCCGGAAGGAGATCTAGGTCCCTACAGCCGCCCCAACCAGCCCTCACACAACCACCCCTCTGCACAGGTTTCCCTGGCTCCTGCAGCATGCCCTGCCCTCTGGCACACAGACACCCGTGCCCAGGGACCTGCGCAGTGCAGCAGGGCCCCACGGCAGAGCTGGCTGTCGGGGATGCTCCCTGCAGATGGAGGCATGCTGGGCTGCTCCTTACTCCATCCCAAAGCCAGCAGCTTTAGGAGAAGAGAAGCCCATCGAGGCTCAGTGAGCAGCCCAGGGAGAGCCCTCTGCTCTCCAGGACGCCCCGGGATcatgccctgctcctgcaggaggGACCGCAGCATCTCCTGGACCACAGCTCTGGGCCAGgacctgcagctgcagagcaagaAGCAAGGGTGCAGAGATGCTGCTGGACAACAGACCAAACCCTGCCTGCTTCTCCATCCCTTCGGTCTAGCATGACACTAAGAGAAATACTTGCATATGAATTATTATTTGCTGCAAATAATTGTTGTTGTGGAAGCTTCTGTATTAAATCACACTGCACAAAAGTTTTGTGGATAGAATAGTGAAAACaaacttttattttcatgtgtCTCTGCATTTCAGCAAAGCTTTGAAATCCAGATCAATTAGTGCATGAAATGTTGTGTCTGCCTCCTGGGAGTATGTGCTGGGCCTGGGCCACCAGCAATTGCAAAACCACTTGTGGCAGCGTGACACTCACTATTTAATTATGGGACATCGTTATGGGTTGTGGTCAGGATTCAACGGGCAGTACAGTACAGGTGGGCAGCTGTCCTGTGCGTCGCCTGTGAGCgcgctggggctgcagagagggCAGCTGGGCAGCACCATGGGGAGTAACGATAACAACTGGCTTTTGATAATATTGCTTGAGAAATGACAAGCTTGGCTTTAAGTAAAGCTTTGGCTTGTTTCTCAAGGACAATATTTACTACGTGCTTGCTTGTTTGATGCTGGGTAAGCTCTAGCCTACAGCAATGCATTTATCTTACGCGGCGAGGGCTGTCCCTCTGCTCCTGCTTTAGCTGCCGTCCCGGCACTGGAGGAGACCCGCATCCGACACGCTGCCTTGTGCCTTTCCCTCCAGCCGGTCCCCCTCCCACAGCATCCCCCACGGCTCACCCAGATGTGCCTgcgggagcagaggaaggagccTCCTCCGGGACACTGCCCGCTCCCAGCCGCTCCGGCTCCAGTGAAAACACAGGGACGAGGGGAAAAATGTCCAGTTGGGagctctttcctcctctgtattGTCAATTAATTTGTTTAGTCTATCTTCCATGAAGCCGTACTTTAACTTTGAGGCACTTAAATGCTTTTTTGGCTCTGaccttaagtgctttgctgaatcagggcccaGGAGGTCTCGTCATTGAGAGGTTATTCTCAGTTGTATTCATGTGCTTTTTTCCCTTGGCTTCCAACAAAGACTTGGAGCCAAAGTCTCTTCTAGTGCCATGCTGAGGACAAGAAAGAGCCAGATTTTCTACTGGTGCTCTTCCAATGGCTTGGGATTGTGGACTTCCATTATCCCATAGCAATATAGCACCCATGCTCTAGCAACACCAGGCCTAGAGATGGATGGAgtgatacaaaaaataaaaaaagatatttagatatttgtagggggaaaaaagtctccaAAAACACTTTATCATgagcattttttaaagctttttgtgggaataaaaataatttaaaacaatactgtgattatattctttttaattttttttttgttctagtaGTTCACAGCCTGAacccaaaaaacctccaaaattcTGATCTCCCCACTGCAGTGATCTATGTGCTCCCCGCACATGGAGCACAGGCCGCTCACGCGTCAGCACCTCTACTTTGCTTTTGACCCTTATGAAAAGCTTTTCGGCAGTGTGTTTGATATCCTTCCACAGTGACAAACCTGGAGCTCCTCTCCCCGTCCCCCGTCTCGCCGCAGCCTGGGGACAGCGCAGGAGCTCGGCCATGGGCTGCAGCGTCACCCCCCCACACGTGGGGGCACGGCCCCGCCTGCCTGCCCACGTAGCCACAGCCAGTAATTGCAGCCAAGGCTGGCAAGGCAATGCCCTGCCTCTCCCAAAGCTTCCTCCTTGCCCTCCGCATCAGTCCTGGTAAAATCCATCGCCACATTGCGCTTCCTTCCTGGCAGACAGAGGATGCGCCAGGTCCCCGGGTTCACGATGAAATGGGACACCCTCCCTCCTTGTTTTGTGCAGGAGCTTATTACTCCCAAGGCGAAAGAAGGTGAACGTGGGAGGAAAATGCTATGTGCTTTCCTAAGGATTTAAACCAGTCTGGTAAAATATGCTGAGACTGAATCTGCTGGGTCGTGTTCAGCAAATGTGCTGAGAGCTCACTTGAAGCTActacaaaaaaagtcaaaggaatGCCAGGACGTGAAAGGTGAAAATGTACCTGTTGATGacagtgaaaaaataaagtacacatttaaatgcatttttcatattCATTCCCAACACATAAGGCCAAATCACATTACCCTTTGACTGCATGCAGGTCTTGCTTCTGCACATCCCCGCCCGGCTGCAGATCCGGGAGGCGGCGTGAGCAAAGGCAGGACCGTCCGTCTGCAGTCGCCGGATCCCACTGCCACCCAGTTCACGGGAAAGCTCCCGCTGCCTTCAGCCAGAGCTGCACTTCACCCCAGCTGTCCCACCCGCCAAAGGCTGTGTCACAGCTAGCTTCATGCTATGGAATAAAGTGCTGTGCAGATCTTAAGTGCTTGGTGCGGTACTCTATAAACAAAAGCTTTGTTACACTTGAGTATACTTGAGTCTTGTGTTTAAAGTGTTGTTTCCCATCggtttccttcattttcttagtTGAGTGCTCCTTCTGCACTTCCCCTCCCGCTTTCCATCAAGACACAATCAGAAAACTTTATTTACAGGTATTTCTTAACAGTAAAAAATCCATGCCATAAGCATGACCTTGTGCATTACAGAGCAAGAAAATTGCATTGGTGTAAAAGACTAAATGCGATCTGCAGTAAACCCAAAGCAAAAGCTTGGCCTCGGGGGACTCGCCAGGAGTTTTTCCATTAAACTCCATGGAGTCCAGCTGTAATCCCACATGCCTGCCTTCGGAGAAGCTTTTGAGCACAGTCAGCAAATGTGTTATTGCACAGATCCCCTGACCCTGCAGTCGTGTCCGCTCCCCTggctcctgctgacctgtgtgcGCCGCCTCACACAGCACACGGAGCAGAGTTGGGGGGAGGGGTTAGGGACACCCAGGCATTAGTGTTGCCCCCCGGGAGGcttgtccccagccctgtccccgcTGCTCCTCCCAGCTCGTGGCAGCAGGACTGCCCTGCTCTGTACCGGCAGTGCCACCGGCAGGCCCgggctgggggaagcagggctggcaccgtgcagggatgcagggatggggctgcctctgccccacAGCGCTTCAAGCGAAGCAAGTGCACCCATGTTGAGAGAGCAGTGCCCGCGGCTCTGCCCCAGCCAGGCGCTGCCATCCCACGGGAttcctgctgcaggcagtggtggGGCTGGGTGCCTGATGCCCGCATGCCCGGCCTGGCACCTAtcaccctgtgctgcagccccttgCATCCGACGGGGATGTAGCACACCTGCCTCAGCAGCGCGGGATTGTTCGGGGCAAAAACTACCCCTCCCGGTGGTATCTAAAAGCCACCAATGTCAGTGGTTTGGGGGCTCAGAAGCGGGTTCCTGGCATCCAGTCCCAGGCAGCACTGAAACCTGGACCACAGAAGTCCTGCCCCCACTCCCGCCTCAGTTAAATAATGACCGCTGTACA
The genomic region above belongs to Aptenodytes patagonicus chromosome 8, bAptPat1.pri.cur, whole genome shotgun sequence and contains:
- the CAV3 gene encoding caveolin-3; the encoded protein is MAEEQTELEERIIIKDQHTKEIDLVNRDPKHINEDVVKVDFEDVIAEPVGTYSFDGVWKTSYTTFTVSKYWCYRLLSAILGIPLAVVWGFLFALISFCHIWAVVPCIKSYLIEIQCVSRIYSLCIHTFCDPLFEALSKICSNIRVALRKEI